One Arthrobacter sp. StoSoilB19 DNA window includes the following coding sequences:
- a CDS encoding nucleobase:cation symporter-2 family protein, whose amino-acid sequence MNTKKKLATAAAEKGARPARPEDQRLPIGSMFAYGFQHVLTMYGGIIAPPLIIGAAAGMNSQDIGLLIAACLFVGGLATILQTVGVPFFGSQLPLVQGVSFAGVSTMVAIVHGGGGIQAVFGSVIAASLIGLLITPLFSKIIRFFPPVVTGTVITTIGLTLMPVAANWAMGGNNKAPNYGSVANIGLAAATMGIVLLLSKVGSAAISRLSILLAMVLGTLIAVAFGMADFSKVGQGGIVAFPTPFAFGPPTFELAAIISMLIVILVTLTETSADIIAVGEIVGTKVDSKRIGNGLRADMLSSAVSPLFNSFTQSAFAQNVGLVAITGVKSRFVVSAGGVILVVLGLLPVLGRVVAAVPTPVLGGAGVVLFGTVAASGIRTLSKVDYKNNMNLIVVAASIGFGMIPIAAPAFYDQFPSWFGTIFHSGISSAAVMAILLNLLFNHLRAGNSDNQSVFVAGTERLVRSEDLRCLAEGDRFENGKLIDCDGKEVPIQSAGKATEH is encoded by the coding sequence ATGAACACCAAGAAGAAACTGGCCACTGCAGCCGCCGAAAAAGGCGCACGGCCCGCCCGCCCCGAGGACCAGCGCCTCCCGATCGGAAGCATGTTTGCCTACGGCTTCCAGCACGTCCTCACAATGTACGGCGGCATCATTGCCCCGCCCCTGATCATCGGCGCGGCCGCAGGCATGAACTCCCAGGACATTGGCCTGCTCATTGCGGCCTGCCTTTTCGTTGGCGGCCTGGCCACCATCCTGCAGACGGTCGGCGTCCCCTTCTTCGGTTCGCAGCTGCCGCTGGTCCAGGGCGTCTCCTTCGCAGGGGTCTCCACGATGGTGGCTATCGTCCACGGCGGCGGGGGCATCCAGGCCGTCTTCGGTTCGGTCATCGCGGCCTCCCTGATCGGCCTGCTGATCACCCCCCTGTTCTCGAAGATCATCCGGTTCTTCCCGCCGGTGGTCACCGGCACGGTGATCACCACCATCGGCCTGACGCTGATGCCGGTTGCCGCAAACTGGGCCATGGGCGGCAACAACAAGGCGCCCAACTACGGCAGCGTTGCGAACATCGGCCTGGCGGCAGCCACCATGGGCATCGTCCTGCTGCTGAGCAAGGTCGGCAGCGCCGCCATCTCCCGGCTGTCCATCCTGCTGGCGATGGTCCTGGGCACGCTGATTGCCGTCGCGTTCGGCATGGCCGACTTCTCCAAGGTGGGCCAGGGCGGGATCGTCGCCTTCCCCACCCCCTTCGCGTTCGGACCGCCCACGTTTGAACTCGCCGCCATCATCTCCATGCTGATCGTCATCCTGGTCACCCTCACCGAGACCTCCGCAGACATCATTGCCGTGGGCGAGATCGTTGGAACCAAGGTGGACTCCAAGCGGATCGGCAACGGCCTGCGGGCGGACATGCTGTCCAGCGCCGTCTCCCCGCTGTTCAACTCCTTCACCCAGAGCGCCTTCGCGCAGAACGTAGGCTTGGTGGCCATCACCGGCGTCAAGAGCCGGTTCGTGGTCAGCGCCGGCGGCGTGATCCTGGTGGTCCTTGGCCTGCTGCCGGTCCTTGGCCGGGTGGTGGCCGCGGTGCCCACCCCCGTCCTGGGCGGTGCCGGCGTCGTGCTCTTCGGCACAGTTGCGGCCAGCGGCATCCGGACATTGTCCAAGGTGGACTACAAGAACAACATGAACCTGATCGTGGTGGCCGCCTCCATCGGCTTCGGCATGATCCCCATCGCCGCCCCGGCCTTCTACGACCAGTTCCCGTCCTGGTTCGGCACCATCTTCCACTCCGGCATCAGCTCGGCCGCCGTGATGGCCATCCTGCTGAACCTGCTGTTCAACCATCTCCGGGCCGGAAATTCGGACAACCAGTCCGTTTTCGTGGCCGGCACGGAGCGGCTGGTGCGCTCGGAGGACCTCCGGTGCCTGGCCGAAGGCGACCGCTTCGAGAACGGCAAGCTCATCGACTGCGACGGTAAGGAAGTCCCCATCCAGTCAGCCGGCAAGGCAACAGAGCACTGA
- a CDS encoding IclR family transcriptional regulator, protein MAEKASGGVQSVERVFELLELITDAGGDVTLSELSSSTDLPLPTIHRLLRTLVSLGYIRQLPNRRYALGPRLIRLGEGANKQLGALAQPQLKILVDRLGETSNMAVLDSDMVIYVAQVPSLHSMRMFTEVGRRAHTHATGVGKAILAQLDDDTVRGIVARAGMPTPTAKSIGDVDELLADLKLIRERGYSIDEEEQELGVRCFAMAVPNAPTPTAISVSGPVSRVDEDFADKAVPVLREAAEAISRELNRT, encoded by the coding sequence ATGGCAGAAAAAGCCTCTGGTGGGGTGCAGTCGGTGGAGCGCGTTTTCGAACTGCTGGAACTCATCACCGATGCCGGCGGCGACGTCACGCTCAGCGAGCTGTCGTCCTCCACGGACCTGCCGCTGCCCACCATCCACCGCCTGCTGAGGACGCTGGTGTCGCTGGGCTACATCCGCCAGCTGCCCAACCGGCGCTACGCCCTTGGTCCCCGGCTCATCAGGCTGGGGGAGGGTGCCAACAAACAGCTGGGTGCCCTGGCCCAGCCGCAGCTGAAGATCCTGGTGGACCGGCTGGGGGAGACCTCCAACATGGCTGTGCTGGACTCGGACATGGTGATCTACGTGGCCCAGGTGCCGTCGCTGCATTCCATGCGCATGTTCACCGAAGTGGGCCGGCGCGCCCATACCCATGCTACCGGCGTGGGCAAGGCCATCCTGGCCCAACTCGACGACGACACGGTCCGCGGCATCGTGGCCAGGGCCGGGATGCCCACCCCTACCGCCAAGAGCATCGGAGACGTGGACGAACTCCTGGCGGACCTTAAGCTCATCCGCGAGCGGGGATACTCCATTGACGAGGAAGAGCAGGAACTGGGTGTCCGCTGCTTCGCCATGGCAGTGCCCAACGCGCCCACCCCCACGGCGATTTCCGTATCCGGTCCCGTATCCCGGGTGGACGAGGACTTCGCCGACAAGGCCGTGCCGGTCCTCCGCGAAGCGGCCGAGGCCATCTCCCGCGAGCTCAACCGCACCTGA